In the genome of Muntiacus reevesi chromosome 5, mMunRee1.1, whole genome shotgun sequence, one region contains:
- the LOC136169308 gene encoding collagen alpha-1(I) chain-like gives MVPARRVLQGGVQPGPSAQHKGDGRLRGEGVFRTPQGVRTQSPELWWPLVQREHYLPPAIPCARPPGTPSRAQNVPAGPGLQCGGGALLRPSDRFPRGSPSRGLPSLEHRAQAPAALLEGPAPWDSWDSSRPVSPELQARGPSGGTTPPPAPEAGRPAGTHLSARQRESAVSARQPDPSPRAFRHSFERAWGPPGWLACAGASRKRQWGAREGCLGGASCLLGPPPEADFLMPRWDEVEAVGALLPEARAALPRSPLRGGPASTPSLRLQPWTGSLFPQKPADSPVSPLGTRGPSGSPGPGSDTFAKHPTGGAPPRLRSTEAPPSFGRGPHCMPHPPPPRKSRRGRGGTEGQRPDLQEQVKAEARRPLPTEEAVSLTSVLSEQDPPHLSLCRWSHGDLKHCGTRTLGTPEAPPVGLPPAVSGPGPRRRTPAVTLASSCQTPLGDRPGKAAHRPRDWEKFRDVLAPGPVSAEMSEQLALTSVAGIGGTAELGLGLAALPVDARRPGIIGHLEVGREPAEWATCPRRPGVPPPLHLSPPLLPPARPSGPAAAPSLPGTPPSRPLSEFPSHQLCLLLAGTGLGRRLALGSVLETSLGGGRGPGSAPRAPGPTFPPTSSEQPSAPPQGPHPGTSQQRSARVPQQGDGGGVGPAAEAPLRVCVHACAHVCLCKCLWSPGPAAARASRALDGKGLTHAASPPPSLPHIPWGEPGSQHHLIHRDPGLDQQEYLGQDRGGDSRAVVGVGQAAAADPVSRTYGQPGSQAQQHPAVPGIQPLQAPLRPARWERPGGRPTCAPGRMGGLTGASCSWAGVQGLPGAEVVSESPLILREMQSSHKAPSAPGSPELGTSMWLSSQAGSGAGGGVQTTIPSGPCPPLPRRLRGQAQPPGTKLSPADPRGGQTPALDHHTAAGGPLYGSPWGVLERGSDCRGRIGELPPGIAPGPLPPPASPGAGMLLGPAHHST, from the exons ATGGTGCCGGCGAG gcgtgttctgcagggCGGGGTGCAGCCGGGCCCCTCAGCCCAGCACAAGGGTGACGGGCGGCTTCGCGGGGAGGGGGTGTTCCGGACACCCCAGGGTGTCCGGACACAAAGCCCTGAACTCTGGTGGCCTCTGGTCCAG CGGGAGCATTATTTGCCCCCCGCCATCCCCTGTGCCCGGCCCCCAGGGACGCCCAGCAGGGCCCAGAATGTTCCAGCAGGGCCTGGACTGCAGTGTGGAGGGGG TGCCCTCCTAAGGCCCTCTGACCGCTTCCCCCGGGGGTCCCCATCTCGAGGACTCCCCAGCCTTGAGCACCGCGCTCAGGCCCCTGCGGCTCTCCTCGAGGGCCCTGCACCATGGGACTCCTGGGACAGCTCCCGTCCAGTGTCTCCTGAGCTCCAGGCACGAGGCCCCTCTGGtgggaccaccccaccccccgccccagaggCCGGGCGACCAGCGGGGACGCACCTCAGTGCCAGGCAGCGTGAGTCTGCGGTGTCCGCGCGGCAGCCCGACCCGTCCCCACGCGCGTTCAGACACAGCTTCGAGCGGGCATGGGGGCCTCCTGGCT GGCTGGCCTGTGCCGGGGCCTCCAGGAAGCGGCAGTGGGGAGCGagggagggctgcctgggggGCGCGTCGTGCCTGCTGGGGCCACCTCCCGAGGCGGACTTCCTCAT GCCGCGGTGGGACGAGGTGGAGGCTGTGGGCGCCCTGCTGCCCGAGGCCAGAGCCGCCCTGCCCAGGTCCCCGCTCCGGGGTGGCCCGGCCTCCACGCCCAGCCTCAGGCTGCAGCCCTGGACAGGCTCCCTGTTCCCCCAGAAGCCCGCGGACTCTCCTGTGTCCCCGCTCGGTACTCGTGGGCCCAGCGGCAGCCCCGGGCCGGGGAGCGACACGTTCGCCAAACACCCCACAGGAGGAGCACCGCCTCGCCTCCGG AGCACAGAAGCGCCCCCGTCCTTCGGCCGTGGCCCCCACTGCATGCCGCACCCTCCTCCCCCCCGTAAG TCCCGGCGTGGCCGTGGGGGGACAGAGGGGCAGCGGCCCGACCTGCAGGAGCAGGTGAAGGCGGAGGCGAGACGCCCGCTCCCAACTGAGGAGG CTGTGAGCCTCACCAGCGTCCTTTCCGAACAAGACCCTCCTCATCTCTCCCTCTGCCGCTGGTCACATGGGGACCTAAAGCACTGTGGCACCAGAACCCTCGGGACCCCCGAAGCGCCACCCGTGGGTCTCCCTCCCGCCGTCTCCGGCCCCGGCCCTCGCCGCCGCACCCCTGCAGTCACGCTGG CCTCTTCCTGCCAGACCCCGCTCGGGGACAGGCCCGGAAAAGCCGCCCACCGCCCCCGAGACTGGGAGAAGTTCCGTGACGTCCTGGCACCCGGGCCTGTCAGCGCTGAAATGTCAGAGCAATTAGCCCTGACGAGCGTCGCAGGGATCGGAGGGAcggcagagctgggcctggggctGGCCGCCCTGCCGGTCGATGCGAGGCGCCCAGGGATAATTGGGCATTTGGAAGTCGGGAGAGAGCCAGCAGAGTGGGCCACGTGTCCCCGCCGCCCGGGAGTGCCACCCCCACTGCACCTGAGCCCCCCGCTCCTGCCCCCAGCCAGACCCTCAGGCCCAGCagctgcccccagcctcccaggcacgCCTCCCTCTCGCCCCCTCTCTGAGTTCCCCTCCCATCAGCTCTGTCTTCTCCTGGCTGGGACTGGCCTTGGCAGGAGGCTGGCCCTTGGTTCGGTGCTGGAGACGTCTTTAGGGGGTGGGCGGGGTCCTGGCTCGGCCCCTCGCGCTCCAGGCCCCACCTTCCCACCCACGTCTTCCGAGCAGCCCTCCGCACCTCCACAGGGTCCCCATCCCGGGACCTCCCAGCAGAGATCGGCGCGGGTACCGCAGCAGGGAGATGGAGGCGGGGTGGGACCAGCAGCCGAAGCGCCTCTGCGGGTGTGCGTCCAcgcgtgtgcacacgtgtgcttGTGCAAGTGCCTGTGG TCACCTGGCCCCGCGGCTGCTCGGGCATCCAGAGCCCTCGATGGCAAGGGGCTGACCCATGCCGCATCTCCACCCCCCAGCCTCCCGCACATCCCATGGGGCGAGCCTGGCTCCCAGCACCACCTCATTCACCGTGACCCGGGGCTGGATCAGCAGGAGTATCTTGGCCAAGACAGGGGAGGAGACAGCCGTGCTGTGGTTGGTGTGGGCCAGGCCGCAGCAGCTGACCCTGTCAGCAGGACGTACGggcagccggggtcccaggctcaGCAGCACCCAGCTGTGCCAGGCATCcagcccctccaggcccctctcagACCGGCCCGCTGGGAGCGCCCAGGGGGCCGGCCCACCTGTGCCCCCGGGCGCATGGGAGGCCTCACCGGTGCTTCCTGCAGCTGGGCTGGGGTCCAGGGGCTGCCTGGGGCCGAG GTGGTGTCAGAAAGCCCCCTGATCCTTCGGGAGATGCAGTCCAGCCACAAAGCTCCCTCCGCCCCTGGGAGCCCAGAACTGGGTACCAGCATGTGGCTctccag CCAGGCCgggagcggggcggggggcggagtgCAGACCACCATCCCCAGtggcccctgcccacctctccctcGGCGGCTCCGGGGCCAGGCCCAGCCCCCGGGCACAAAGCTCTCCCCGGCTGACCCCAGGGGAGGCCAGACTCCTGCTTTGGACCACCACACGGCTGCGGGGGGCCCTCTGTACGGCAGCCCTTGGGGAGTCCTGGAGAGGGGGTCGGATTGCAGGGGCAGGATCGGGGAGCTGCCTCCTGGCATAGCTCCGGGACCCCTGCCGCCTCCAGCCTCCCCAGGCGCGGGGATGCTCCTGGGCCCGGCCCACCACAGCACTTAA
- the TH gene encoding tyrosine 3-monooxygenase gives MPTPNAASPQAKGFRRAVSELDAKQAEAIMSPRFVGRRQSLIQDARKEREKAEAAASSSEPGEAGSLAEQDGKAVLTLLFTLRPTKPPALTRAVKVFETFEAHVHHLETRPARPPRAGSPALECFVRCEAPGPAVPALLSALRRVAEDVRATGENKVLWFPRKVSELDSCHHLVTKFDPDLDLDHPGFSDQAYRQRRKLIAEIAFQYKQGDPIPHVEYTAEEIATWKEVYSTLRGLYPTHACREHLEAFELLERFCGYREDRIPQLEDVSRFLKERTGFQLRPVAGLLSARDFLASLAFRVFQCTQYIRHASSPMHSPEPDCCHELLGHVPMLADRTFAQFSQDIGLASLGVSDEEIEKLSTLYWFTVEFGLCKQNGEVKAYGAGLLSSYGELLHSLSEEPEIRAFDPDAAAVQPYQDQTYQPVYFVSESFSDAKDKLRSYASRIQRPFSVKFDPYTLAIDVLDSPHAIRRALDGIQDEMHALAHALNAIS, from the exons ATGCCCACCCCCAACGCTGCCTCGCCGCAGGCCAAGGGCTTCCGCCGGGCCGTCTCCGAGCTGGACGCCAAGCAGGCCGAGGCCATCATG TCCCCGCGCTTCGTCGGGAGGCGTCAGAGTCTCATCCAGGATGCACGCAAGGAGCGGGAGAAGGCGGAGGCCGCGGCCTCATCCTCGGAGCCCGGGGAGGCGGGCAGCCTGGCTGAGCAAGACGGGAAGGCGGTGCTGACCCTGCTGTTCACCCTGCGGCCCACCAAGCCCCCCGCGCTGACCCGGGCTGTCAAGGTGTTCGAG ACCTTCGAGGCCCACGTCCACCACCTGGAGACCCGGCCGGCCCGGCCGCCGCGGGCGGGGAGCCCGGCGCTGGAGTGCTTCGTGCGCTGTGAGGCGCCCGGCCCCGCGGTGCCTGCCCTGCTGAGCGCCCTGCGCCGCGTGGCGGAAGACGTGCGTGCCACCGGGGAGAACAAGG TCCTCTGGTTCCCAAGGAAAGTGTCCGAGCTGGACAGCTGTCACCACCTGGTCACCAAGTTTGACCCTGACCTGGACTTGGATCACCCG ggctTCTCCGACCAGGCATACCGCCAGCGCAGGAAGCTGATTGCGGAGATCGCCTTCCAGTACAAGCA AGGCGACCCCATCCCCCACGTGGAGTACACGGCCGAGGAGATCGCCACCTG GAAGGAGGTCTACTCCACACTGCGGGGCCTGTACCCCACCCACGCCTGCCGCGAGCACCTGGAGGCGTTCGAGCTGTTGGAGCGCTTCTGCGGATACCGCGAGGACCGAATCCCGCAGCTGGAGGACGTCTCCCGCTTCCTGAAGG AGCGGACCGGCTTCCAGCTGCGGCCCGTGGCCGGCCTGCTGTCCGCACGGGACTTCCTGGCCAGCCTGGCCTTCCGCGTGTTCCAGTGCACCCAGTACATCCGCCACGCCTCCTCGCCCATGCACTCCCCCGAGCC GGACTGTTGCCACGAGCTGCTGGGGCACGTGCCCATGCTTGCCGACCGGACCTTCGCCCAGTTCTCCCAG GACATCGGGCTCGCATCCTTGGGGGTGTCGGACGAGGAAATTGAGAAGCTGTCCACG CTATACTGGTTCACCGTGGAGTTCGGGCTGTGCAAGCAGAACGGGGAGGTGAAGGCCTACGGAGCGGGGCTGCTCTCCTCCTACGGGGAGCTCCTG CACTCCCTTTCCGAGGAGCCCGAGATCCGGGCCTTCGACCCTGACGCAGCGGCCGTGCAGCCCTACCAGGACCAGACCTACCAGCCCGTCTACTTTGTGTCCGAGAGCTTCAGCGATGCCAAGGACAAGCTCAG GAGCTACGCCTCCCGCATCCAGCGCCCCTTCTCTGTGAAGTTTGACCCGTACACGCTGGCCATCGACGTGCTGGACAGTCCCCACGCCATCCGGCGCGCCCTGGACGGCATCCAGGATGAGATGCATGCCCTGGCCCACGCTCTGAACGCCATCAGCTAG
- the INS gene encoding insulin produces MALWTRLLPLLALLALCAPAPAGAFVNQHLCGSHLVEALYLVCGERGFFYTPKARREVEGPQVGALELVGGPGVGGLDGPPQKRGIVEQCCTSICSLYQLENYCN; encoded by the exons ATGGCCCTGTGGACACGCCTGCTGCCCCTGCTGGCCCTGCTGGCGCTCTGCGCCCCCGCCCCGGCCGGCGCCTTCGTCAACCAGCACCTGTGCGGCTCCCACCTGGTGGAGGCTCTGTACCTCGTGTGCGGGGAGCGAGGCTTCTTCTACACGCCCAAGGCCCGCCGGGAGGTGGAGGGCCCCCAGG TGGGGGCGCTGGAGCTGGTGGGCGGCCCCGGCGTGGGCGGCCTGGACGGACCCCCGCAGAAGCGCGGCATCGTGGAGCAGTGCTGCACCAGCATCTGCTCGCTCTACCAGCTGGAGAACTACTGCAACTAG